One Peromyscus leucopus breed LL Stock chromosome 6, UCI_PerLeu_2.1, whole genome shotgun sequence genomic region harbors:
- the Rps27 gene encoding 40S ribosomal protein S27, giving the protein MPLAKDLLHPSPEEEKRKHKKKRLVQSPNSYFMDVKCPGCYKITTVFSHAQTVVLCVGCSTVLCQPTGGKARLTEGCSFRRKQH; this is encoded by the exons ATGCCT CTCGCAAAGGATCTCCTTCATCCCTctccagaagaggaaaagaggaaacacaagaaaaagcgCCTGGTGCAGAGCCCCAATTCCTACTTTATGGACGTGAAATGCCCAG GATGCTATAAGATCACCACGGTCTTTAGCCATGCACAAACGGTAGTCTTGTGTGTTGGCTGCTCCACTGTCCTCTGTCAGCCTACAGGCGGAAAAGCAAGGCTGACAGAAG GATGCTCCTTCAGGAGGAAGCAGCACTGA